Within the Eucalyptus grandis isolate ANBG69807.140 chromosome 1, ASM1654582v1, whole genome shotgun sequence genome, the region GCTTTGAtttgtctttttccttcctcattatagttcaaatttgaaaatgaaacaaaaaaaaaaacccgttgGAACACGGAACCCGATCCAGGAACCCGTAATGGGGGGAGGTTCAAGTTCTCTGATTCCGACGAgtagattccaaattccaaaaattaagaaatcagTATCAATGGTGGATTCCAAATTCTAGACGGAACTGAATCAGAACCGGAAACCACTCACCCCCTTAATGCCAGGGGCATGGGAGTATCCctggttttcttttctatttctttattaatgaaaaaggcaagtcaagtcaagaatCAAATTCCACGCAACTTCTACAAAGTGCGGTGGAAATTACGCATGCATTGAttgtcctttcattttcttttctattgctAATTGCTTTTTATTAAATCAGTTCGGTCAAGAGTATGCTTGCCGACTTGAGCATCAGAATTATCGGTTGATTTtcgtttctattttttattggtAGAGAAAGCAAGTCaagacaagaaaggaaaacagaaaggacaaaaaaaaggaTATGACATAAATTTTATGCACCTCCCATGAAAATTACACACGCATTGAttgtccttttattttattttctattgctatctgctttttattaaattaactgGTGGATAATATGCTTTACTGACTCGGAGCATCAAATTGGTTTtcgtttctatttctttattagtAAAAAAAGCAAGTCCAGtcaacagaagaaaagaaagaaaggaccCGCAAATTTTATGCGCCTTCCGCGGAAATTACGCATGCAATAAAGCACCTTTACTTTCGTTTCTATAGCTTTCTTTCATTAGCACTGCCGCTTGATTCGAGAAAGTCAGGGTCAAAAAGAACAAACGGccatttggttcggtttttagAGAATATATTTGTTAAAATGCAAGTATCTTTAGATGAAGGGGTTTTTCGAAATGTAAGGGATATACGCACAGGAGAGATAAAGCCGCCACCCAACTAGACAGTAATAGCCGCTTCTTCGAATATATAAGCAttcttttctccaaaaaaaaagaatatataagcATTCTGCGGAAGCACATCGACTTTCATCTCCTCTAGTAGCCGCTTCTTCGAATCTGAAAGAGAAGTTCTTTCTAGGGTTCTCTCACGCTCTCTCTTAAAAGACAAAATCTCCcataaaaaggaaggaaaaattaaaaagggaggGCGTTCACGAAAAGGGTGGAAGGGGAGACCACCATCTTCAGGCAGcatttttctggaaaagaaaaaaaaaaagcattccCCACCCTTTCTCCTGAACTCAACCGACCAGCCACCTCCACCATCTCCGTCCGACTACCTCCCGCCGGCGACTGCTCTCGCATTCCATTCCCGGGATCCTACCTCACTTCTTCACCGTCGCCTACTTCTTTACTCTCgcaaaaaagaagcaaaaagcatTTTGGTCTTTCTCTCCTCTGGGCACGGTCGCCATTGAAGCCCCACACAAAACCTCGGATTCACAGCCGATCTACGTCGTCCGCCACCTCCAGAACATCGTCCGCCCGCTGCCATTCGTCGTCGCCGTCCCTGACCTCGGTGGAGTCGACTGAAGCCTGACACGAGTTTGGAGTCGCTTTTCTCAACCTTCGCCGCCAACGATGCCTGGGGAAGCCAAGCCAGGTAGGGCCGCCGCGATTGAGTTCTcgttccttccttcttctttttttttctttttgcctcgTCCTGCTTAATTTTAAAAGAGCAAAGCAAGCTCGACTTCTTTAGTCCTCACTCGCGTCGGATCTGAATGAGTCGGTTTTCCTTAAGTTTGAACGTTGCTCGCTGATTTCTCTTGAGTTTAGTATGAGCTCGAGCTCCGAATAGGTCCATATTCGCTCTCCAACTCGCTGCCCACTTCGTGTTTGAAGAAATACCTGAACTGCTTCGAATTTGTTCCGTCCAATGCAAGACATGGGATGGAAAATTTTAGTTTGAAAGGTGAGGGaaatttattttgggatttgCTTTTGTAGAATcccttttgaaagaaaaaagtcagattgttcattataaataatattccaaCACGCGGTGTTTTGCGATTCACTCGTATATATTAGCACAGGGAGCATGGGAGTgttgctagttttcttttctatttcttttattaatggaaaaggcaagtcaagtcaagaagcACCTATATAAGATGGTTCCGTGCACCTTATGCAAAATGCTGCTTTTTGTTAAATTAGTTGGTGGAGACTATGCTTATCGACTTGGAGCATCATAAATGATCTTGGTTTtcgtttctatttctttattagtACAAAGTGATATCCACAAGAGATAAAGCTGCAACCCGACCAGACACTCAGCATTCTGAGGAAGCACATCAACCTTCATCTCCTCTAATGGCCGCTTCTTCGAATCTGAAAGGGAATTACCACGTCTTCCTGAGTTTCCGAGGTACGGACGTTCGAAACAACTTTCTCGGTCATCTCTATGCAGCTCTTGAGCAAAAAGGAATCTACACTTACATTGATAGTGAGGAGCTTCGGAAAGGCGAACAAATAACACCGACGCTTATTAAGGCGATCAAGGACTCGCGCATCgcaatcatcattttctccgAGGACTATGCTTCCTCACAGTGGTGTTTGGAAGAGGTGGAGAAaatcatggagtgcaaggagcaaAGAGGACTCACAGTATTTCCggtgttttacaaagtggatCCTAGAGAAGTGAGAACACCAAGAGATACCGAAAAGCTATGGAAAAGCATGAGAGCAAGTTTGGGAAAGATTCAGAGGAggtgaagagatggaagaaggcTCTTTATGACGCCGGTAACTTGTCCGGGTGGGATTTGAATGATAAGTACGTACTAAATAGTGATTGATGttacacttttcttttttcttttttttaaatatgctGAATAcatcttctatttttttcccatgAAAGTTAATTATCTTTTAATTAATGTGTCAAGTACCTTTCCCCAATTTTATCAGAGATGAAGCGGATTCTATAAAGAGCATTGTGCAAGAGATCTCTATGCAGTTGGACCAAACGCCCTTATATGTTGCCAAGCATCCGGTTGGATTAAGTTCACGGGTTGTAGAGTTGGAATCAAAGTTAAATCTTGAGTCTCATGATGTTCTCATGATAGGGTTATGGGGACAGGGAGGTATAGGAAAAACAACATTAGCTAAAGCTCTTTACAATgatatttttggacaatttgaGGCTTCATGTTTTTTGGCAAACGTTCGGGAAACTTCCAAAGATTCCAAGGATTTAGCtcatttgcaagaaaaattgttgTCCAAGACATTACTAGGAAAAGGATTAACAGTGTTTAGTGTTGATGGAGGTATTAGTTTGATCCAAGAGAGACTTCGCCGCAAAGAAGTTCTGCTTGTTCTCGACGATGTCAGTGACGTAAAACAGTTAAATGCTTTAGCTGGAGAGCATGAATGGTTTGGTAAAGGAAGCAGAATCATCGTCACTACAAGAGATAAGCGACTGTTAACTCTCCATGGGATAGATAAAGATCATATCCATGAAATTAAAACTCTAGAGGATGGGGAagctcttgaacttttcaataaACATGCTTTTCTTAGAAGTAAGGAAATAGTGATAAGGAGGGATCTTGTGGATAGTGCTTTGCATTATGCTAATGGACTTCCTTTGGCACTTGAAGTATTGGGCTCTCTCCTACATGGTAGAAGCGGACGAGAGTGGGAAAGCGCCTTGAATAGACTTGCCAAAAATCCTGACAAAAACATCAATGATGTTCTCAAGTTAAGTTTCGATGGACTAGAGGACTATGCAAAGGAAATATTccttgatattgcatgtttcTTCAACGGGCGATCTATGGAGTATATTATAAAAGTCCTTGACAGTTGCGACTTTGACACAATGAATGGAGTACAAGTTCTTGTTGAGAAGTCGTTAATAACTATTGAGAAGCCCTTCCTCGCTACAGAGATGGAGACATTACAgatgcatgacttgattcagTTGATGGGCATGGATATTGTTAAACAAGAATATCGCGATGATCCTGGAAGACGCAGCAGGTTATGGCTTTGTGAAGATGTTTGTGATGTTCTATTAGGGGATATGGTAAGTTTTGCTGGTTTAAACACTGATTTTACTCTCTTCTTCTCTGACTTCGTATACTAATTGCAATGCAAGTTCTATAAATGCAGGGAACAGATGCAGTAAAAGCCATAGTTTTGGATTTACCCACAACAGAAGCAAATACTTAGGTCCCAATGCTTTCACAAACATGAGAAGATTGAGGTTGCTCATCATGATTAATGTGCATAACTCTTTCCAAGGTCCCATCTATCTTCCTAACGAACTGAGATGGTTTCAATGGCCTGAATGTCCTTTTTCGGTTCTCAAATTTCCCCCTGGCCCAAAGAAGTTAGTCAGACTTGATGTGCGCAAAAGCAACATTCAAGTCATCGTGGACCAATTCAAGGTGCGCATTCAAATGAATCGTCCTTATTTACTTATCTCTTACATATCTATATCCGTATGCATATGATTATgattatatatatgcatgtcTTATAGAAAACTTTGGATGCAACAATTACTAACTTTGATGATGCttgttaattatgcttaagaaaCATCTGCATCTattaaattgtttatatttgaTTAAATTCTTCCCATTTTAGGGGAGTATTAAACACTTTTCTATGTGAATTTTAATGTCGACTCACACAGAAGATACTCACTAAAAAAGTTCAATCTCATTTTCAAATGTTAGAAATACTGAAATCATAAGAAGAATGGACTTATACAGTTAATAACTTTAATACCGAAAATTGGAACAAGAACTTATTGGTGACATAATTTAACGATTGAATGATGAACATGCTTAGTATTTTTATAAACATGAACTGAGGATTCAATTTGTATGCCTTTGAAATGATAGATACTAAAAATGCTATCAAAGATTATATATTTTACATAAGAGATGAGCTTACtagattcttttcaaaattgcatATGAAAATAGAATGAGATTTTTTGTGCTCATTTGCTTTATCATTGAAGCGAATGCACGCTAAGTACAGTTGATTGAACCTTCCATTATTGTTTCTATGATACAATGCAGCCGATAATGAAAAGAGATATATAGAAATCATGTAGTGAAGGATCTttaaaggagtgaagtctttaGGGTAAGTCAGCCCCAAAAGTCCTGTCTATTTTTATTGTACGAACCTAATCAGAGATTTCTAGCAagtacttctttatttttaggaGGAGGAATAAGCGGAACTCCAAGAAAGTTATCTTCATCTTTACGgataaaatattcattttcaaatataaCTGGgagtttctccttctccttccaagTATGTAACAGTTCCCCTCCTTTCCTCTCAATCGGGCCATTTGGTTGCGCCCTTACTCCATTTATTCCTAAGTGAGAAATCACAGGACGAAAAGCAACTCTCAAGGGGAGATAGATTGACCAGCCATTCCTTCCCCCgctattttaaataaaagcttGTAGAGTACAATTCCATGGAAGAGTCTTACTTTATAGACGCACTAGCGCACCACATCTAGGATGCTGGTAGTGCATAATGGCTTTCACGCATGACTAATAAGGCTTTCTAAAGAGAAGTAAGGGGCTCGCTTTgctaatttaaatatattttaacgTAAATCTAATCTTAAGttatgtatatatgtattatatttatattcatataaataCTACTGTACAAAGTAAAGGTGACCTTCCACAGGATTCCAATTTAATTCCTTCCCAAAAATGTCTCGATtacttattttacaaatattgtATTCATTGAGAGgtgcataaattattaatctatttgATCTCTCACATGTTTCACAGTCtaaattttaatcttttctatCCCATAACAAATTCTTATTGCAAATTTTAATCTTGAAATATCCTACATACATTCTATGTTTGTGTATTGTGTGTTTACCAACAATTTCTTTccattaaaatttctaatttagtggttttgctcaatttttcagatatcaatttttttcaaatctcgTGCATACTCTTTTAGTTTTCTCTTCCCATGCCTCAAAAGAGACAAACTTCATGGACTTTCAATTTTGCTGTCATGCTTGTCGGCCACATTGACGCCGGAATGTGTTGAGCGAACAAATAAATAGAAGGGGTTTTTCAATCTCAATGAAGTGGAAAAACCCCACTATGGAGGATAGATAGGAAAGAGACAACATACACTAGGTCTCCCTTGGCCAAATCACCGCCTTTGTAGGCCAGTCCAAGGATGCAGCACTCTCTCGTTCACTCATGAATCCCCTAAAAGGACAGAGAGAAAGACAGAAAAGATAGAATGAAACTtcatttaatagattaattGTGTTTACCGTGAGATACCGAGAGGGCACTTATAAGTAGAAGCTTACCGTACCTTTGAGTAACCTCcaagtaaagaaaaatgaacctGAAATACAAAATTCAAACAAGCTACAATCTTATCACATTGTAATCGAGACTAAAACAATCTTAAAAAGTATAAAACTGGCTCACTGATCAAGAAACATATTTTGTCCCTACTATTCTATTCAAAAGAGAGAATCTTGAAATCTTGAAAAGACTCCTCCTCGAGGCCAACTTCATAGTGATAGATCAGCAACATTGAAACTAGTGGAAACACCATTCCCTCCACAAAGCTTACTTTTGCAGATGTTATTATCGATGTGTTCCAAACTAGAAAAGAACCGTCCGTAGCACCACGACTAGGTGGAAAGCACTCTTCTCAAATGAATCCAGACAAGATCACCTTCTTTAAAAACAGCaggcttttctatttttttatttttggcttgaCTAGGATATTTGACATTTTGCTTCGAAGTTCTCTTCCTCACTTCCTCATGTAACTTATTGATTGTCTTAGCTCTTTCTCCATATTGGTGGTGGATAATGGTGTAAGATCCAAAGGACTTAAAAGATGCATTCACTACACAACGTAAGGAGTTGTCTTTGGAATACCATGTGGGCGCACAATTTCACTAATGTAAAGTTCAGCAACATATAACGGATCAAGGGTCTACCACATTCAACAAAATGtgtgattctcaaaaatcaatcAACCAAGCACCATGACCTAATAAGTGATGACACAAGAGATTCCCAAGCTTCCCCCGCCATTATGGTAGGTTTGCATATCTCTGCATAAGATTATAGGTCCATCAAGTGTCACCTATGTTAACTTAAATTCATGTCATGAATTAGCTGGCAAAGGATTTGACCATGGCTCATGTGCTCCCACTTGAGGTCACACTCTCTCTCTGAATTACATGTATTGATTCTAAACATATACATAGTAGAAGTGGCCACGCTACTTAGCATTGGAATGATTTCTCTTGTGTGTCGCTTGATAGAGCTTAGTGTGTGGTGAAATTACgagtagttttctttttttaatcttctcttTTGGCCAAGGATCGCTTAATAAACTCATATTTATAAAGGGAGTGGGAGTGCTCTGTATACACCTTATGATCAACTAATTTCTGATCACACGAGTCTTGAATGATGATCAAGTGTTtttcattgaatatttttatcttcattttctttccatgtGGATATTTCTTGCAGgactttaaaaatttgaagttcctttACCTCAGTGAATGTCTGTCCATGGTTTGTATGCCGAACCTCGATTTTTGTCCAAATCTCGAGGAATTGGATCTCAATGGGTGCAAAAATTTGGAGCGTGCTCACGAATCAGTTGCATATCATGCCAAGTTGAGGTTGTTGGATCTAGAAGATTGCTCTAACCTTCATCATCTCCCTGATTTACTCCAACCCAAGAATCTTCGATTTCTCAATCTTCGTGGTTGCTCAAAGTTGCGAAGATTCCCTAATATTCCGGATAAAATGAAAAGCTTTCGACGACTTTTTTTAGATGGTACTTCAATTGAGGAACTTCCTGCATCCATAGAAAATTTTGTCTCTTTGGAAACTTTCTGTTTATCTTATTGCAAGAAATTGGTAAACCTCCCATCTAGCATTTACAAGTTGCCAAATCTTTTGAGCTTGTCGCTTGATGGTTCAAAACTAATCAAGTTTCCAAAGTTGGAGGAGGATTTGAGTGATCTGCGTAGCAAGATAGGATTTCCCAAGCTAGAGTTCTTAAATCTTAGAGGATGCAATCTACAAGAAGTAGAGTTCCTAGAGAATCATTCATGTTTTCCATCCTTAGAATATTTGAATTTGAGCGAAAATAATTTTGCTAAGCTTCCAACGTGCGGGAACCTACATAATTTACTTGGATTGGATGTTTCGGAATGCCGACAGCTACAAGAGATTGGCGAGGAAGAGATTGGCGAGGTTTCAGGGCAATTGCATAAATTGATGGCAAGGAATTGGCAATCTCTAAGCAAAATTCCCTCCGTCATATTGTCCGTTAATCGATTATTTTGTGATTCGGTCCGTAGTAAGGTTAgactctccctccctccctctctgaTTACTACGAAGTCATGTACATATATCGGTAATTGTAGCTAAATTTGACTCATTGAAACTCCTTTTTCGAGTGTGAAATTCGAGATAATATCTTAACAAATTACTTTTACGACAGCAATTTTGGGAATCGTGTTGCATATCGCCTTTGGAAACTATTTTGCCTGTGGGAGCTACTGAAGGAGAGATGCCGCAATGGTTACTCCTGAATAAGGAGGGTTATATATCTTTCACAGCTTCAAAGGATTTGTATGAGAAGTTCCTAAGATTAGCTATCTGTGTTATATTTCGAGTAAAGGAAGGGAAACGAGAGGACTTTAAGCTCAGTTCATACATTAATGGCAGATTCCGACGTAGGTCCTTCGAGCCATTGAGGTTCCCCATATTGCGTTTGGAACATGTGTTATTACGGTTGCATGCAGTGAGGGACCTATGGGGAGTAGACCCTTTTGATCGAAATGACTCAATTTCTTTGCGGTTAGGGTTAGGCATTAAAGCATCGGATGTTGTAATTGTAAAAGAGTGCGGATTTCGATTAATATGCAAGTCACTAGAGGACAATTTGGAGGCTTTGAATCAAGATGATGAGTTGTTAGATCCAAATTTGTTTTATGAGATTTGGCATCACGATGAAGAAACGACTAGAGAGGAAGAAATTTCGGCCGATCTCTCAGATCTGGAAAAggtctctccctccctcccttccccaCCCCCTCCACGATTGTGGTGTGTGTGTGATTGATATGGGTGCTTTGTGTTTTTATAATGCAAAACTGCAACAAAACAAACTAATATATTGTGAATTTGCACCTATATGTAATAGCAGGGGATAAACCATGAAGACAACTACCAAACAAGCTCAAAAGAAGGCAATGGTAGGGATGACTCCTCGCCCGTCGATATCATGGCTGACTTTTCAGTTGAggtctctctatctctctctctctctctctctctgcgatt harbors:
- the LOC104457128 gene encoding TMV resistance protein N, which translates into the protein MAASSNLKGNYHVFLSFRGTDVRNNFLGHLYAALEQKGIYTYIDSEELRKGEQITPTLIKAIKDSRIAIIIFSEDYASSQWCLEEVEKIMECKEQRGLTVFPVFYKVDPREVRTPRDTEKLWKSMRASLGKIQRRDEADSIKSIVQEISMQLDQTPLYVAKHPVGLSSRVVELESKLNLESHDVLMIGLWGQGGIGKTTLAKALYNDIFGQFEASCFLANVRETSKDSKDLAHLQEKLLSKTLLGKGLTVFSVDGGISLIQERLRRKEVLLVLDDVSDVKQLNALAGEHEWFGKGSRIIVTTRDKRLLTLHGIDKDHIHEIKTLEDGEALELFNKHAFLRSKEIVIRRDLVDSALHYANGLPLALEVLGSLLHGRSGREWESALNRLAKNPDKNINDVLKLSFDGLEDYAKEIFLDIACFFNGRSMEYIIKVLDSCDFDTMNGVQVLVEKSLITIEKPFLATEMETLQMHDLIQLMGMDIVKQEYRDDPGRRSRLWLCEDVWNRCSKSHSFGFTHNRSKYLGPNAFTNMRRLRLLIMINVHNSFQGPIYLPNELRWFQWPECPFSVLKFPPGPKKLVRLDVRKSNIQVIVDQFKDFKNLKFLYLSECLSMVCMPNLDFCPNLEELDLNGCKNLERAHESVAYHAKLRLLDLEDCSNLHHLPDLLQPKNLRFLNLRGCSKLRRFPNIPDKMKSFRRLFLDGTSIEELPASIENFVSLETFCLSYCKKLVNLPSSIYKLPNLLSLSLDGSKLIKFPKLEEDLSDLRSKIGFPKLEFLNLRGCNLQEVEFLENHSCFPSLEYLNLSENNFAKLPTCGNLHNLLGLDVSECRQLQEIGEEEIGEVSGQLHKLMARNWQSLSKIPSVILSVNRLFCDSVRSKQFWESCCISPLETILPVGATEGEMPQWLLLNKEGYISFTASKDLYEKFLRLAICVIFRVKEGKREDFKLSSYINGRFRRRSFEPLRFPILRLEHVLLRLHAVRDLWGVDPFDRNDSISLRLGLGIKASDVVIVKECGFRLICKSLEDNLEALNQDDELLDPNLFYEIWHHDEETTREEEISADLSDLEKGINHEDNYQTSSKEGNGRDDSSPVDIMADFSVEQLSLNEDNHQSRSEADSTSETETDEEILDDMSWSDLSVEKCRYSEIAPHYMDILPGGDMPEELIIVEGSTISFMVLRDFYDKLLGLALCIVFTVEDGEKEIFFNIVPHLNGQKRNGLSGSLGSFNSNHMWIQYLKPNVLWGVLGGAVDFCDFGEDCLRFSLTLSVSGGTVKKLGYVLRCKQMDDDLKDKQLVNPASIYEMKLKEFFYKFLPRHMERMEAMQSRVRVRVRG